The proteins below are encoded in one region of Candidatus Dependentiae bacterium:
- a CDS encoding ankyrin repeat domain-containing protein codes for MKYFFQLLLFSLYLIPLSYGMNTDSLNPFDQQLIDAATIGDIDQVRDLITNLSVSVSAKAVNGSQALHFAAQNGHKEVVELLLKLGAYINAKGTHNASALHFAAQKGHKEVIELLLKLGADISALDSNNATALHVAARNGHKEVVKLLLKLGADISALDSNNATALHVAAQKSHKEVVELLLKLGADINAKTSNNNTPLHLAAEEGHKDLVELLLKSGADIDAKTSNNNATALHLAALNGHKEVVELLLKLGADINAKSTQHDFTALHLAALKGHKEVVELLLKLGADINAKAAHNNTALHLAAQNGHKEVLELLLKLGADISALDSNNATALHVAAQKGYKEIAEMLISFNAQVPQDLILHQLVMQAQKDQAELRSALTFKARARLLNQGIYVCPAIKELIGAKRELLLEAVKHNKAKKVKTLLKEGFSLNTCGKDGNTLLHLAVKHNSQDVLKVLLPFCSKDNPKAWDKKNNDGLTPVEAAVAAGNLEILRMLIAAGREQEDATQTVSHKRSREKDSALECTKKVRE; via the coding sequence ATGAAATATTTCTTTCAATTACTTTTGTTTTCTCTTTATCTTATACCGTTAAGTTATGGTATGAATACTGATTCTCTTAATCCATTTGATCAGCAGCTCATAGACGCTGCAACGATAGGTGATATAGATCAAGTAAGAGATTTAATTACCAATCTTTCAGTTAGCGTTAGTGCTAAAGCAGTAAATGGTAGTCAAGCTTTACATTTTGCTGCACAAAATGGGCATAAAGAGGTAGTAGAGCTGCTGCTCAAGTTAGGTGCTTATATTAATGCTAAGGGCACTCATAATGCTAGTGCTTTACATTTTGCTGCACAAAAGGGCCATAAAGAGGTAATAGAGCTGCTGCTCAAGTTAGGTGCTGATATTAGTGCTCTAGATAGTAATAATGCTACTGCTTTGCATGTGGCTGCACGAAACGGCCATAAAGAGGTAGTGAAGTTGCTGCTCAAGTTAGGTGCTGATATTAGTGCTCTAGATAGTAATAATGCTACTGCTTTGCATGTGGCTGCGCAAAAGAGCCATAAAGAGGTAGTAGAGTTGCTGCTCAAGTTAGGTGCTGACATTAATGCTAAGACAAGTAATAATAATACTCCTTTGCATTTGGCTGCAGAAGAAGGCCATAAAGATTTGGTAGAGCTGCTGCTCAAGTCAGGTGCTGACATTGACGCTAAGACAAGTAATAATAATGCTACTGCTTTGCATTTGGCTGCACTAAATGGCCATAAAGAGGTAGTGGAACTGCTGCTCAAGTTAGGTGCTGATATTAATGCTAAGTCAACTCAGCATGATTTTACTGCTTTGCATTTGGCTGCACTAAAGGGCCATAAAGAGGTAGTAGAGTTGCTGCTCAAGTTAGGTGCTGATATTAATGCTAAGGCAGCTCATAATAATACTGCTTTGCATTTGGCTGCACAAAATGGCCATAAAGAGGTATTGGAGCTGCTGCTCAAGTTAGGTGCTGATATTAGTGCTCTAGATAGTAATAATGCTACTGCTTTACATGTGGCTGCACAAAAAGGCTATAAAGAGATAGCTGAAATGCTTATAAGTTTTAACGCACAAGTACCACAGGATCTAATATTACATCAGCTAGTTATGCAGGCACAAAAAGATCAAGCAGAATTAAGGTCAGCTCTTACTTTTAAAGCTCGAGCTAGACTGTTAAATCAAGGTATATATGTCTGTCCTGCTATAAAAGAGCTTATCGGTGCTAAAAGAGAACTTCTTTTAGAAGCAGTTAAGCACAACAAGGCTAAAAAAGTTAAGACACTGCTCAAAGAAGGCTTTAGTTTAAACACGTGTGGTAAAGATGGTAACACTTTGCTGCATTTAGCTGTAAAGCATAATAGTCAGGACGTACTAAAGGTGCTGTTGCCTTTCTGTTCAAAAGACAATCCTAAGGCATGGGATAAAAAGAATAATGATGGATTAACGCCAGTTGAAGCAGCTGTAGCTGCAGGTAATCTTGAAATTTTAAGAATGCTTATAGCAGCTGGAAGAGAACAAGAAGATGCAACTCAAACAGTGAGCCATAAACGTTCTCGTGAAAAGGATTCTGCTCTAGAATGCACTAAAAAAGTGCGCGAATAA